A region from the Vibrio sp. SS-MA-C1-2 genome encodes:
- a CDS encoding MmgE/PrpD family protein, which translates to MDIISFIKNTTFEQLPEAAIESAKRCLLDCLGAMNAGLNQEPIKRLEQKVAEKNISLSQYEQDKWALFLNVQAATYFDIDDGHRKAQGHPGG; encoded by the coding sequence ATGGATATTATCTCTTTTATAAAAAATACGACATTTGAGCAATTACCCGAAGCTGCTATTGAAAGTGCAAAGCGTTGTTTGTTGGATTGTTTAGGTGCGATGAATGCGGGTTTAAATCAAGAACCGATTAAACGTTTAGAACAAAAAGTAGCAGAAAAAAATATATCATTGAGTCAATATGAACAAGATAAGTGGGCGCTGTTTTTGAATGTTCAAGCTGCAACCTATTTTGATATAGATGATGGTCACCGAAAAGCTCAAGGTCATCCAGGGGGGTGA
- a CDS encoding sodium:solute symporter translates to MDAIQWKPLIVIGFFMLGMLYIGYLSSKKLKTSKDFLVGGRNFGLLTVTATQCASAFGGGMMIAHVGIGYKWGFAELGYMTGIFIGGVGLAIFVARWLRQQDFYTTTDWLTHQYGESKVLRTVGSTISMMLTMSWWVAQPVAAGKLLNVLTGMPTEVGILICAVVVMLYTMGGGILAVAYTDVAQLGLMLIAVVVVLPLAISEAGGLETVFATVPEANLTVMAPGAVIVWGWILTLIPGQLVSQIYHQRIYASKTDKIARNSMILKSVASVFMGIWAALLGMSIYTMNPELGDKEAAMTWALVELLPEWLSIIMLGAIAAAIVSTADSALHSTVSSLTRDIYQKVYKPEATDKEIIRFTKLAVMIVGCIGLSIGLFAPSVFSILLMGSMLTASGLLIPLYAGRFWDGGTRQGAISGMIAGVVTSFSCKHFELLTQLPGIAWGIFASAIVYFSVSFATREKAEKRVTART, encoded by the coding sequence ATGGATGCAATACAGTGGAAACCATTAATTGTTATTGGATTTTTTATGTTGGGGATGCTTTATATCGGTTATCTCTCTTCAAAGAAACTAAAAACGAGTAAAGATTTTTTAGTTGGTGGTCGTAATTTTGGCTTATTAACCGTCACGGCAACACAGTGTGCTTCAGCCTTTGGTGGCGGTATGATGATTGCTCATGTCGGTATCGGTTATAAATGGGGCTTTGCTGAGCTTGGCTATATGACAGGGATCTTTATTGGCGGTGTTGGCTTAGCTATTTTTGTTGCTCGCTGGTTAAGACAACAAGACTTTTATACCACGACTGACTGGTTAACGCATCAATATGGTGAGTCTAAGGTATTACGTACTGTTGGTTCTACTATCTCTATGATGTTGACGATGAGCTGGTGGGTTGCACAACCTGTTGCTGCTGGTAAATTATTAAACGTATTAACAGGAATGCCAACAGAAGTCGGTATTCTTATCTGTGCAGTGGTTGTTATGCTGTATACCATGGGCGGCGGCATTTTAGCGGTTGCTTATACGGATGTTGCACAGCTAGGTTTAATGCTAATTGCCGTTGTTGTTGTTCTGCCATTGGCAATATCTGAAGCGGGTGGTTTAGAAACAGTTTTTGCAACGGTTCCTGAAGCTAATTTAACCGTTATGGCGCCGGGTGCGGTTATTGTATGGGGATGGATATTAACCTTGATTCCTGGTCAATTAGTTTCTCAGATCTATCATCAGCGTATTTATGCGTCAAAAACAGACAAAATTGCCCGTAATAGTATGATTTTAAAATCTGTTGCGTCAGTTTTTATGGGTATTTGGGCTGCGTTATTAGGCATGAGTATCTATACCATGAACCCAGAACTGGGTGATAAAGAAGCGGCAATGACATGGGCATTGGTTGAGTTATTACCTGAATGGTTATCTATTATTATGCTAGGCGCGATTGCTGCTGCGATTGTCTCTACTGCCGATTCTGCATTGCATAGTACCGTATCATCTTTAACTCGTGATATTTATCAAAAAGTCTATAAGCCAGAAGCAACAGACAAAGAGATTATTCGATTCACAAAACTTGCGGTCATGATTGTTGGTTGTATTGGTCTATCTATTGGTTTATTTGCCCCTTCTGTCTTCTCGATTCTATTAATGGGATCAATGTTAACGGCGTCAGGTCTACTGATCCCATTATATGCGGGACGTTTTTGGGATGGCGGCACAAGACAAGGTGCGATTTCTGGGATGATTGCGGGTGTTGTGACTTCATTTAGCTGTAAACACTTTGAACTATTAACCCAATTACCAGGTATCGCTTGGGGTATCTTTGCTTCTGCAATTGTCTATTTCTCTGTGAGTTTTGCGACTCGAGAAAAAGCAGAAAAACGTGTTACGGCAAGAACCTAA
- a CDS encoding FAD-dependent oxidoreductase: MDEQATPGGQIFRSLSKTPLTDKNILGEDYWSGESLVIEFLNSDIMFYNQSSVWNVSDEQEVFFTKEGVTQVVHYQTLILATGAIERTVPFSGWELPGVLTAGAGQILLKDAGTLVEDVVLVGSGPLLDVLANQYVQAGYPPKAIIDTTVSRNYISALSSTLSALKGWRYMLKGFKLKANLYKAGIKRYYFAKDLTVSGADQVETISFRSIKKQTLTASHVMVHFGVIPNINICHALGLKTQWDASQMCHRPVLNEQFLSTRKATYVIGDAQGISGAKAAQLNAQVAMATILQDSELKRETEKQLRSDVAIRPFLEALFKIPPSQITTLPDDTVMCKCEAVKIKDIKQSFLTGSTSLNDLKVDTRCGMGACQGRQCGNALMLFSAAMNNQPISEVEYYKIRTPIVPVTFKEMSETKY; this comes from the coding sequence ATTGATGAACAAGCAACACCAGGGGGGCAAATATTTCGATCGTTAAGCAAAACCCCATTAACAGATAAAAATATCTTAGGTGAAGATTATTGGTCAGGAGAATCACTGGTTATTGAATTTTTAAACAGTGATATTATGTTCTATAACCAAAGTTCGGTTTGGAATGTCTCTGATGAACAAGAAGTATTCTTTACCAAAGAAGGGGTTACTCAAGTTGTCCATTATCAAACCTTGATTTTAGCGACGGGGGCGATTGAAAGAACGGTTCCATTCTCTGGTTGGGAACTACCTGGTGTATTGACTGCGGGTGCAGGACAAATCTTATTAAAAGATGCTGGAACGTTAGTTGAAGATGTTGTTTTAGTGGGTTCAGGACCATTGTTGGACGTATTAGCGAATCAATACGTACAGGCAGGTTATCCTCCTAAAGCGATTATTGATACTACAGTGTCGAGAAATTATATCTCTGCTTTGTCTTCTACGTTATCTGCGTTAAAAGGATGGCGTTATATGCTAAAGGGCTTCAAGCTCAAAGCAAATTTATATAAAGCAGGGATTAAACGTTATTATTTTGCGAAAGATTTAACGGTATCAGGCGCTGATCAAGTTGAAACGATCTCTTTTCGTTCAATCAAAAAACAGACATTAACGGCTTCTCATGTCATGGTGCATTTTGGGGTTATCCCAAACATTAATATTTGTCATGCTTTAGGATTAAAAACACAATGGGATGCATCACAAATGTGTCATCGTCCTGTTTTAAATGAGCAGTTCTTGTCAACAAGAAAAGCAACGTATGTCATTGGGGATGCGCAAGGGATCTCCGGTGCAAAAGCGGCACAATTAAATGCCCAAGTCGCAATGGCAACTATTTTACAAGATAGTGAGTTAAAAAGAGAAACAGAGAAGCAGCTGAGATCTGATGTTGCGATCAGACCATTTCTTGAAGCATTGTTTAAAATTCCACCTTCACAAATCACCACATTGCCAGATGACACGGTAATGTGTAAATGTGAAGCTGTAAAAATTAAAGATATAAAACAGTCTTTTTTGACAGGGTCTACGTCATTAAATGATTTGAAAGTTGATACCCGTTGTGGAATGGGTGCATGTCAGGGGCGTCAATGTGGTAATGCATTAATGCTTTTTTCTGCCGCGATGAATAATCAACCTATAAGTGAAGTTGAGTATTATAAAATTAGGACGCCAATCGTCCCCGTGACATTTAAAGAGATGTCAGAAACCAAATATTAA
- a CDS encoding FAD-binding protein has translation MTKLFDIVIIGAGPSGMMAALTARKKVYLLRLLMNKQHQGGKYFDR, from the coding sequence ATGACCAAGCTGTTTGATATTGTCATTATCGGTGCAGGCCCTTCTGGAATGATGGCGGCATTAACGGCCAGAAAAAAGGTTTATCTGTTGCGGTTATTGATGAACAAGCAACACCAGGGGGGCAAATATTTCGATCGTTAA
- a CDS encoding (2Fe-2S)-binding protein gives MSFIKLVQQTKIEINVDEQIYLVNENQSLAAALLEVKLFRSSAHILKGRRVAPYCLMGVCYSCLVDIDGKKNQRSCMLPVKSGMMIKTGDQYDQAV, from the coding sequence TTGAGTTTTATTAAATTAGTTCAACAAACCAAAATTGAGATAAATGTCGATGAGCAAATTTATTTGGTGAATGAAAACCAAAGTCTTGCCGCGGCATTACTAGAGGTGAAACTGTTCCGATCTTCTGCTCATATCCTGAAAGGACGTCGAGTTGCACCTTACTGTTTAATGGGTGTTTGTTACTCATGCCTTGTGGATATTGATGGTAAGAAAAACCAACGTTCGTGTATGTTGCCTGTCAAAAGTGGAATGATGATCAAAACAGGAGATCAATATGACCAAGCTGTTTGA
- a CDS encoding FAD-binding oxidoreductase: protein MSNIIIIGAGVVGLAIGYGLVSRGESVTILDEGAEGFKASRGNFGLVWCQGKGFEKQDYARITFQSCQQWDAFRQDLETETDLSVDYDNRGGLYFLFDQDAHKNRIERLESIYSDSQQQIDFEMLSGEKLKTLMPELGDEVYSASFCRHDATCDPLKLVYALKHALIKKGGQIKYGHKVHDIQSLDHGVQVVSDKERFSADKVIISAGLSNTELSQCVDIETPLKAIKGQILVSQRLPKVLDFPSLQVRQTEEGTIICGDSHEDVGLKTETTMEHLQKISTRSMKIFPMLSQQSVNRAWGALRVMTPDTIPIYEQSKQVKGVFNVSCHSGITLAAFHANELAEHIIAGELPESFYAFRGDRF from the coding sequence GTGTCAAATATAATAATTATCGGTGCTGGTGTTGTAGGCTTAGCGATTGGCTATGGGCTAGTTAGTCGTGGGGAAAGCGTTACAATATTAGATGAAGGTGCAGAAGGATTTAAAGCATCAAGAGGTAATTTTGGGTTAGTTTGGTGTCAAGGTAAAGGCTTTGAGAAGCAAGATTATGCGCGTATTACATTCCAATCCTGTCAGCAATGGGATGCATTTAGGCAGGATTTAGAAACAGAAACTGATTTATCCGTTGATTATGATAATCGCGGTGGACTTTATTTTCTTTTTGATCAAGACGCACATAAAAATAGAATTGAACGACTTGAATCGATTTATTCTGACTCTCAGCAACAAATTGACTTTGAAATGCTATCAGGTGAAAAGTTAAAAACACTCATGCCTGAACTTGGAGATGAAGTGTATTCGGCCTCTTTTTGTCGCCATGATGCAACTTGTGATCCACTAAAACTGGTTTATGCATTAAAACATGCCTTGATTAAAAAAGGTGGCCAGATCAAATATGGTCATAAAGTCCATGATATTCAATCATTGGATCATGGGGTGCAGGTTGTCAGCGATAAAGAGCGTTTTAGTGCGGATAAAGTGATTATCTCAGCAGGTTTAAGTAATACCGAATTATCTCAATGTGTTGATATTGAAACACCGCTAAAAGCAATAAAAGGTCAAATCCTAGTTTCTCAACGATTACCAAAAGTTTTGGATTTTCCAAGTTTACAGGTTCGTCAAACAGAAGAAGGAACGATTATTTGTGGTGATTCCCATGAAGATGTTGGCTTAAAAACAGAAACAACCATGGAACATCTACAAAAAATATCGACTCGTTCAATGAAGATCTTTCCAATGCTGTCTCAGCAATCGGTGAATCGAGCATGGGGTGCTTTGCGAGTGATGACGCCAGATACGATTCCAATTTATGAACAATCAAAACAGGTCAAAGGAGTCTTTAATGTCTCTTGCCATAGCGGGATCACATTAGCTGCATTTCATGCCAATGAGTTGGCTGAACATATTATTGCCGGTGAGTTACCTGAGTCATTTTATGCTTTTAGAGGAGATCGGTTTTGA
- a CDS encoding LysR family transcriptional regulator, whose amino-acid sequence MIKPELLTLFCAVIENKNITKSAEKMGLSQPRASKMLTQLDDILGFQSFKRVKRRLQPTADGKLFYQYAKETLYSLEQLDNKAKQIKLADKNKIIIAAMPSIANGFLVEVIAEFTQQHPDIKIQLILESSPEVINAVKKGTVDIGIAMRVPSAAAYYLEHIKAEKVAIIPKQHPLEDQDILSCQQLIKYPFVYIGVTPMNKVSEDELFNFFKKLPEISFHTSTHTVGCHFVANNMGCAIIDPYTAKSNYPLGYSIKELKEDIPFHFSILSSNISYDSEIKSTFFHFLKTKCASI is encoded by the coding sequence ATGATTAAGCCCGAATTACTCACCCTCTTTTGCGCAGTAATAGAAAACAAAAACATCACAAAATCTGCAGAAAAAATGGGGTTATCACAACCAAGAGCGAGTAAAATGTTAACTCAATTAGATGACATATTAGGGTTTCAATCATTCAAGCGAGTAAAAAGACGGCTTCAACCTACTGCTGATGGCAAATTATTCTATCAATATGCTAAAGAAACCCTTTATTCTCTTGAACAATTGGATAATAAAGCCAAACAAATAAAGCTTGCCGATAAAAATAAAATTATCATTGCTGCCATGCCTTCTATCGCCAATGGTTTTCTTGTTGAAGTGATTGCAGAATTTACACAACAGCATCCAGATATAAAAATTCAATTAATATTGGAGAGTTCTCCAGAAGTCATCAACGCCGTCAAAAAAGGCACTGTTGATATTGGAATTGCAATGAGAGTGCCAAGTGCAGCGGCTTATTATTTAGAGCATATTAAAGCAGAAAAGGTTGCTATTATCCCAAAACAGCACCCATTAGAAGATCAAGATATATTAAGTTGCCAACAATTAATCAAGTATCCATTTGTTTATATTGGTGTCACACCGATGAATAAGGTTTCTGAGGATGAGCTCTTTAACTTCTTTAAAAAACTCCCCGAAATCTCGTTTCATACTTCAACTCACACGGTAGGTTGCCACTTTGTTGCGAATAATATGGGCTGTGCCATCATTGATCCTTATACCGCGAAATCTAACTATCCACTTGGTTATTCAATTAAAGAATTAAAAGAAGATATCCCTTTTCATTTCTCAATTTTATCATCAAATATATCTTATGATTCAGAAATAAAATCAACCTTTTTTCACTTTTTGAAGACAAAGTGTGCTTCCATTTAG